A single Defluviitalea saccharophila DNA region contains:
- the metA gene encoding homoserine O-acetyltransferase MetA, producing the protein MPIKVPNDLPAKQILTNENIFIMDENRAIHQDIRELKIVILNLMPIKQVTETQLLRVLGNTPLQIEVTLLHPKTHMSKNTSEEYLITFYNTFDEIRHKKFDGMIITGAPIENLAFEEVTYWDELKEIMEWTKTHVTSTLHICWGAQAGLYYHYGVPKYPLSQKMFGIFPHYNLKKNVKLLQGFDDVFNVPQSRHTTVLKEDIEKIEELDLLSISDEAGVYIVASKDGKQIFVTGHSEYDPNTLKLEYERDLSKGLDIQMPKNYFPQDDPTKEPIVSWRGHANLLFSNWLNYYVYQETPYNLESL; encoded by the coding sequence ATGCCTATCAAAGTACCCAATGACCTACCTGCTAAGCAGATTTTAACGAATGAAAACATATTCATTATGGATGAAAACAGGGCGATTCATCAAGATATTAGAGAATTAAAAATTGTTATTTTAAACCTTATGCCTATAAAACAGGTAACCGAGACACAGTTATTAAGAGTCCTGGGAAATACTCCTTTGCAGATAGAGGTTACCCTTCTGCATCCTAAAACCCATATGTCTAAAAATACTTCCGAGGAATATCTGATAACTTTTTATAATACCTTTGATGAAATCAGGCATAAAAAATTCGACGGAATGATTATTACAGGAGCCCCCATAGAAAACCTTGCTTTTGAAGAAGTGACATACTGGGATGAGTTAAAGGAGATCATGGAGTGGACTAAGACTCATGTTACTTCCACACTACATATTTGCTGGGGCGCACAGGCAGGCCTATATTACCATTATGGAGTGCCTAAGTATCCACTTTCTCAGAAAATGTTTGGAATTTTCCCCCATTATAACTTAAAGAAAAATGTAAAGCTTCTGCAGGGCTTCGATGATGTTTTCAATGTTCCTCAATCAAGACATACGACGGTACTAAAAGAAGATATTGAAAAGATCGAGGAATTAGACCTTTTATCCATATCAGACGAGGCAGGGGTTTATATCGTTGCATCTAAAGACGGTAAGCAGATTTTTGTTACTGGCCATTCGGAGTATGATCCGAATACCTTAAAATTAGAATATGAAAGAGATTTATCTAAAGGCTTAGATATTCAAATGCCTAAAAACTATTTTCCGCAGGACGACCCGACGAAAGAGCCGATTGTTTCGTGGAGAGGCCATGCAAATTTATTGTTTTCCAATTGGTTAAATTATTATGTATATCAAGAAACCCCTTATAATCTCGAATCTCTTTAA
- a CDS encoding AAA family ATPase, translating into MRPRKLKIKGLNSFIEEQTIDFNKLTERGLFGIFGPTGSGKSTILDAITLALYGEIPRNTKEFVNSEADLLSLEYEFSICNGGEGTIYVVNRSFKRGEDGIRKSKDARLYIKKSENKIDIIEEGIINVTNEVQRILGLNADDFTRSVVLPQGKFNEFLKLTGSDRRNMLERIFGLEKYGKILTEKIKLAKNQKSREIENIESQLKVYENLTKEQYDEQQKTYEILAEEEQKLRKELDTLCKKYEKYQIIWELQQELQQYENKQKELAEKEKDYLKQKEAFQKAQKAEIIKPVLGEMEQIQKDKIENEHRIDLLREKLKAITEELNKLEMDYSNALQRKNAEHPILVQKEANLNQAIEMLERKKDIEKDRDHLRLLYSKNKEEINKNIKKEEEIKNNLLEIEKSLTAIEERKQKIFIDPAYREEIHRAYEIEKEYNKLVQDEKELKEKLQHIKSQIENSESIYEDIRKQIQEKNVLFTEAQATLENLRENCPGNRELLFEHHKYIEEMKHQYAHYQDIIKQKSLKEESLNNLLVQMEKKAEEKNRLSEEKESIKHTLEWQRKEIEKLQRQNMAAILAQELKEGESCPVCGSTHHVRIAFEFDEASYHEMLNQEKQLTEQLKELEDKFYAVSLECSGMNKEIDQLRLDIENMISVIENEVLSSIEIKLSQEEEKFKNLQVQIDSWEKDLLKAEQYAAELKDAINILERDEIKLNEGLTKDKAQHKEISGQYIEIKTRLEDISDQYHHAKEKYELDTIEDKIREIREWDKLKAELENKEKTLREKLKLKEQEKEQITNTIRQYEQENAKIKQSGIEKSKMIEQWSEQISRLSEDKEPYGYREEIRNQIRILLENEEKLKNAFEKAKTEKLSLEQEEIKLNTCQQNLIKLYNETSQKLASLLEEHNFLTPEEVIKAWMPGEKREALENALKAFEEEVQAVQSNLLRIHSKLKDERISLEEWESLKQKKQAKTEELEMKTKYLAVMQEKLKMMKENLSIVLELNQQKTKLERTFSMLDDLYKLVQGNKFVEFVASSRLKYIAREASKTLKGITRGRYAIELDGSGNFIVRDDFNGGIRRSPSTLSGGETFLTSLSLALALSSQIQLNNSSPLEFFFLDEGFGTLDNDLLDIVMTALEKLHSQQLCVGIISHVDELKNRIPVKLIVEPARQGLNGSKVRIEYS; encoded by the coding sequence ATGCGTCCGAGGAAGCTTAAGATTAAAGGACTAAATAGCTTTATAGAAGAACAAACCATTGATTTTAATAAACTAACAGAAAGAGGTTTATTTGGAATCTTCGGACCTACCGGCAGCGGAAAATCTACGATATTAGATGCCATTACCCTGGCATTATACGGAGAAATTCCAAGGAACACAAAAGAATTTGTAAATTCCGAGGCAGATTTACTGAGCCTTGAATATGAATTTTCCATTTGCAATGGAGGAGAAGGTACGATTTATGTCGTTAATCGAAGTTTTAAAAGAGGCGAAGATGGCATAAGAAAATCGAAAGATGCCAGATTGTACATAAAGAAGTCTGAAAATAAAATAGATATTATTGAAGAAGGTATTATTAATGTAACTAATGAAGTTCAAAGAATTCTGGGGCTTAACGCAGATGATTTTACCCGCTCCGTTGTATTGCCCCAGGGTAAATTCAATGAATTCTTAAAACTCACCGGATCCGACAGAAGAAATATGTTAGAGAGAATCTTTGGTTTAGAGAAATACGGAAAAATATTAACAGAGAAAATTAAACTGGCAAAGAATCAAAAAAGCAGGGAAATTGAAAATATCGAGTCCCAATTAAAGGTATACGAGAATTTAACCAAGGAACAATACGACGAACAACAAAAGACCTATGAAATCCTTGCAGAAGAAGAACAGAAATTAAGAAAAGAGTTGGATACACTCTGCAAAAAATATGAGAAATATCAAATCATTTGGGAACTCCAGCAGGAACTTCAACAGTATGAAAATAAACAAAAAGAACTTGCAGAAAAAGAAAAAGATTATCTCAAACAAAAAGAAGCATTCCAGAAGGCGCAAAAAGCAGAAATCATAAAGCCTGTGTTAGGAGAAATGGAACAAATACAAAAAGACAAAATTGAAAATGAGCATAGGATAGATTTGCTGCGAGAAAAATTAAAGGCCATTACGGAAGAATTAAACAAACTAGAAATGGACTACTCTAATGCCCTTCAAAGAAAAAATGCAGAACATCCGATTCTCGTCCAGAAGGAAGCCAATCTAAATCAAGCCATAGAAATGCTGGAACGAAAAAAGGATATTGAAAAAGACAGAGATCATCTTAGACTGCTTTACAGCAAAAATAAAGAAGAAATTAATAAAAATATAAAAAAGGAAGAAGAGATTAAAAATAATCTCTTAGAAATTGAAAAAAGCCTGACTGCAATAGAAGAAAGAAAACAAAAGATTTTTATTGATCCTGCCTATCGTGAAGAAATACACAGAGCCTATGAAATCGAAAAAGAATACAATAAACTCGTACAGGATGAAAAAGAGTTAAAAGAAAAACTGCAGCACATTAAATCTCAAATAGAAAACTCAGAAAGTATCTATGAAGATATCAGGAAGCAAATACAGGAAAAGAATGTATTGTTTACAGAAGCCCAAGCAACATTAGAAAACTTAAGAGAAAATTGTCCTGGCAATAGAGAGTTGTTATTTGAACATCATAAATACATAGAAGAGATGAAGCATCAATACGCCCATTATCAAGACATAATAAAGCAAAAGAGCCTTAAGGAAGAGTCTTTAAACAATCTTCTTGTGCAAATGGAGAAAAAAGCTGAAGAAAAGAACAGGCTGTCTGAGGAAAAAGAAAGTATTAAACACACTCTGGAATGGCAGAGGAAAGAAATAGAAAAACTCCAACGACAAAATATGGCTGCCATATTGGCACAAGAGCTTAAGGAAGGGGAAAGCTGTCCCGTTTGCGGTTCTACCCATCATGTCCGTATTGCCTTTGAATTTGATGAAGCATCCTATCATGAAATGCTGAACCAAGAAAAGCAATTAACTGAGCAGCTTAAAGAACTTGAGGACAAGTTTTATGCAGTATCTTTAGAATGCTCAGGAATGAATAAAGAAATAGACCAGCTTCGACTAGACATAGAAAATATGATTTCAGTTATTGAAAATGAAGTTTTAAGCAGTATAGAGATAAAATTATCTCAAGAGGAAGAAAAGTTTAAAAATCTTCAAGTTCAAATCGATAGTTGGGAAAAAGATTTATTAAAAGCTGAACAATATGCAGCAGAACTTAAGGATGCAATAAATATTTTAGAGCGAGACGAAATTAAGCTCAATGAAGGACTTACAAAAGACAAGGCTCAGCATAAAGAAATTTCGGGACAATATATAGAGATAAAAACAAGATTAGAAGATATCTCTGATCAGTATCATCATGCCAAAGAAAAATATGAACTGGATACAATAGAAGACAAGATTAGGGAAATTAGAGAATGGGACAAGCTAAAGGCTGAGTTGGAAAATAAAGAAAAAACCCTTCGGGAAAAGCTAAAGCTAAAAGAACAGGAAAAAGAGCAGATTACTAATACCATCAGACAGTATGAACAAGAAAATGCCAAGATCAAGCAAAGCGGAATAGAAAAGAGCAAAATGATTGAACAATGGAGCGAACAAATTAGCAGGTTATCTGAAGATAAAGAACCTTACGGATATAGGGAGGAAATAAGAAATCAAATAAGAATTTTGCTGGAGAATGAAGAAAAACTAAAAAATGCTTTTGAAAAAGCTAAAACTGAAAAATTGAGCCTGGAACAAGAGGAGATCAAATTAAATACCTGCCAGCAAAACCTTATAAAGCTTTATAATGAGACAAGTCAAAAATTAGCTTCTTTACTCGAAGAACATAATTTCTTAACCCCTGAAGAAGTCATTAAAGCCTGGATGCCTGGAGAAAAGAGAGAAGCATTAGAAAATGCTCTAAAAGCATTTGAAGAAGAGGTTCAGGCAGTTCAGAGTAATCTTCTTCGCATTCACTCCAAACTAAAGGATGAGCGGATATCTTTGGAAGAATGGGAAAGTTTAAAGCAGAAAAAACAGGCAAAAACCGAAGAACTTGAAATGAAAACCAAATACCTTGCCGTTATGCAAGAAAAGCTAAAAATGATGAAAGAAAACTTAAGTATCGTTTTAGAATTAAATCAGCAAAAGACCAAGCTGGAACGCACTTTTAGTATGTTGGATGATTTATATAAACTGGTGCAAGGCAATAAATTTGTAGAATTTGTGGCATCGAGTAGATTAAAATATATTGCAAGGGAAGCTTCGAAAACCCTTAAAGGTATTACGAGAGGAAGATATGCCATTGAGTTAGACGGAAGTGGAAACTTTATCGTAAGAGATGATTTTAATGGAGGGATCAGACGTTCTCCCAGTACTTTATCAGGAGGAGAAACCTTCCTTACATCCCTTTCTTTAGCGTTGGCGCTTTCCTCCCAAATTCAACTCAATAACAGTTCACCTTTAGAGTTCTTTTTCTTAGATGAAGGCTTTGGCACATTGGATAACGATTTATTGGATATCGTTATGACAGCTTTGGAAAAACTACATTCCCAGCAGCTTTGCGTTGGAATCATCAGTCATGTGGATGAATTAAAAAATAGAATCCCGGTTAAACTAATTGTAGAGCCAGCAAGGCAAGGACTCAATGGAAGCAAGGTAAGAATAGAATATAGCTAA
- a CDS encoding metallophosphoesterase family protein, whose amino-acid sequence MRILHTSDWHLGKNLEGYSRLDEQAEFIEELIEIIDDKNIDMVIISGDVYDTGNPPAKAEKLFYSAIQRISNGGKRPVLIIAGNHDSPERLSAPSPLAYEQGIILLGTPKSIAQVGDYPHYRIIDAGEGYIEIEINEEKVVAITIPYPSEKRLNEIISINMDEEEMQRSYSQRIGKLFESLSSKYRQDTINIAVAHLFMMGGEETDSERPIQLGGSLAVEPCVLPKNAQYVALGHLHRPQRVKGTEVAAYYSGSPIQYSKSEVSYSKCLYIVDVCAGKEAKIEEVYLKNYKPIEVWKCESLEEAMEKCRENSERNLWVYLEIKTDRVLLQSEIKELRRLKQDIVEILPVFRNQEKEEEEIENIKEKSIGTLFKEFYVHQRQVEPTEEMMELFLSVMMGEEDKDASEEA is encoded by the coding sequence ATGAGAATTTTACATACGTCGGATTGGCATCTGGGTAAAAATCTGGAAGGATATAGCCGATTAGATGAACAGGCAGAATTTATTGAAGAGTTGATTGAAATTATAGATGACAAAAATATTGATATGGTCATTATTTCGGGAGATGTATACGATACAGGGAACCCTCCTGCAAAAGCAGAGAAGTTATTTTATTCTGCCATACAGAGGATTTCAAACGGTGGAAAAAGGCCTGTGCTGATCATTGCCGGAAATCATGACAGTCCGGAACGGCTTTCAGCACCCAGTCCTCTTGCCTATGAGCAGGGGATTATTCTTCTTGGAACGCCTAAAAGCATTGCGCAGGTGGGGGACTATCCTCACTATCGCATTATTGATGCCGGGGAAGGATATATAGAGATAGAAATTAATGAAGAAAAAGTAGTTGCCATCACGATCCCTTATCCCAGTGAAAAGAGATTAAATGAGATCATCAGTATTAATATGGACGAAGAGGAGATGCAGAGAAGTTATTCCCAACGAATCGGAAAATTATTCGAGAGTCTTTCATCAAAGTATAGACAAGATACCATTAATATTGCCGTAGCCCATTTATTTATGATGGGAGGAGAAGAGACCGATTCAGAAAGACCCATTCAGTTAGGGGGCAGTCTGGCAGTAGAACCCTGTGTGCTGCCTAAAAATGCCCAATATGTTGCCCTGGGGCACCTACACCGACCTCAGAGGGTAAAAGGTACCGAGGTAGCAGCCTATTATTCCGGCTCTCCCATCCAATACAGCAAGAGTGAAGTATCCTATTCTAAATGTCTCTATATTGTAGATGTTTGTGCCGGTAAAGAAGCAAAAATAGAAGAGGTGTACCTTAAAAATTATAAACCCATCGAAGTGTGGAAATGTGAAAGCCTTGAGGAAGCTATGGAAAAATGCAGAGAAAACAGTGAAAGAAATTTATGGGTTTATTTAGAAATCAAGACGGACAGAGTTTTGCTTCAATCTGAAATTAAAGAATTAAGACGCTTAAAACAGGATATCGTTGAAATTCTTCCGGTTTTTAGAAATCAGGAAAAGGAAGAAGAGGAGATCGAAAATATTAAAGAAAAAAGCATCGGTACATTATTTAAAGAATTTTATGTTCATCAGAGGCAGGTAGAACCTACCGAGGAAATGATGGAACTCTTTCTTTCTGTAATGATGGGAGAGGAGGATAAAGATGCGTCCGAGGAAGCTTAA
- the tkt gene encoding transketolase, whose protein sequence is MRTIDELSINAIRILSAEAVQKANSGHPGLPMGAAPIAYELWANHMRHNPKNPNWVNRDRFILSAGHGSALLYTLLHLFGYGLTIDDLKSFRQFGSKTPGHPEYGHTVGIETTTGPLGQGIANGVGFAIAEAHLGAKFNTPEHKIVDHYTYALTGDGCLMEGISYEAASLAGTLKLGKLIVLYDSNNITIEGNTDIAFTEDVAKRFEAMGWQVLQVEDATKIDDLAKAIEEAKAETQKPSIIIAKTQIGYGCPGKQGKSSAHGEPLGEENIKATKENLNWPGTEPFFVPEEVRAHMDEVMKKGQAYEEEWNALYEEYKKAYPELAKEWESWNNKELPIDYLDSEEFWSFSDKPTATRASSGEVLNRLAKVIPNLIGGSADLAPSTKTIMNGKGDFSAENYAGANMHFGVREHAMAAIANGMMLHGGVIPYVSTFFVFSDYMKHSMRLSALMGIPVIYVLTHDSIGVGEDGPTHEPIEHLAALRSIPNFTVIRPADAKETAAAWYAALTRKNSPTALVLTRQNLPLYKETGKEALKGGYILVDSDKETPDAILIATGSEVELAYEARKVLKEEGIDVRVVSMPSTDIFEEQSLEYKESVLPNGVRARLVVEAGSSYGWHKYIGLDGDVLTIDRFGASGPAEILFKEFGFTVDNVVEKVKKLVK, encoded by the coding sequence ATGAGAACAATCGATGAATTATCTATTAATGCCATAAGAATTCTTTCAGCAGAGGCTGTACAGAAAGCAAATTCAGGTCATCCTGGACTTCCAATGGGGGCGGCTCCCATCGCATACGAATTATGGGCGAACCATATGAGACACAATCCTAAGAATCCTAATTGGGTGAATAGGGATAGATTTATTTTATCAGCAGGTCATGGCTCAGCCTTATTGTATACTCTGCTTCACTTATTTGGATACGGATTAACTATTGATGATTTAAAAAGCTTTAGACAATTTGGCAGTAAGACACCGGGGCATCCTGAATACGGACATACGGTAGGAATAGAAACGACTACCGGACCTTTGGGACAAGGTATTGCCAATGGGGTAGGTTTTGCTATAGCAGAAGCCCATCTTGGTGCAAAATTTAATACTCCTGAACATAAAATCGTGGACCATTATACTTATGCACTAACTGGCGACGGCTGTTTAATGGAAGGCATAAGTTATGAAGCAGCTTCTTTGGCAGGTACTTTAAAATTAGGAAAACTGATTGTATTGTACGATTCTAACAATATTACTATTGAAGGAAATACAGATATTGCATTTACAGAAGATGTGGCAAAACGCTTTGAAGCCATGGGATGGCAGGTATTACAAGTAGAAGATGCAACAAAAATTGATGATCTTGCGAAAGCGATTGAAGAAGCTAAAGCTGAAACCCAAAAACCAAGTATTATCATAGCAAAAACTCAGATTGGTTATGGATGTCCAGGAAAGCAAGGAAAATCCTCAGCCCATGGAGAACCTTTAGGAGAAGAAAACATTAAAGCGACTAAAGAAAACTTAAACTGGCCAGGTACTGAACCTTTCTTTGTACCAGAGGAAGTAAGAGCTCATATGGATGAAGTCATGAAAAAAGGACAGGCTTATGAGGAAGAATGGAATGCCCTTTACGAAGAGTACAAAAAAGCATATCCTGAGCTGGCGAAAGAATGGGAAAGCTGGAACAATAAAGAGCTTCCTATAGATTATTTGGATTCAGAAGAATTTTGGAGTTTTAGTGATAAACCAACTGCAACAAGAGCTTCTTCCGGAGAAGTGTTAAATCGTTTGGCGAAAGTGATTCCTAATTTAATTGGAGGTTCTGCAGACCTTGCACCTTCTACCAAAACGATTATGAACGGTAAAGGAGATTTTAGTGCAGAAAATTATGCCGGAGCCAATATGCATTTCGGCGTAAGAGAACATGCTATGGCAGCAATTGCTAATGGTATGATGCTTCATGGAGGCGTTATTCCTTATGTATCTACCTTCTTTGTTTTCAGTGACTATATGAAACATAGCATGAGACTTTCTGCATTAATGGGTATTCCTGTAATTTATGTTCTTACTCACGACAGTATAGGAGTAGGAGAAGACGGACCAACCCATGAACCAATTGAACATTTAGCCGCATTAAGAAGTATTCCGAATTTTACCGTTATCCGCCCGGCTGATGCAAAAGAAACCGCAGCTGCCTGGTATGCGGCGCTTACCAGAAAAAATAGTCCAACCGCCCTCGTATTGACAAGACAAAATCTTCCCCTCTATAAAGAAACAGGCAAAGAAGCTTTAAAGGGAGGATATATCTTAGTGGATTCCGATAAGGAAACACCGGATGCAATTTTAATCGCTACCGGTTCTGAAGTGGAATTAGCCTATGAGGCAAGGAAGGTATTAAAAGAAGAAGGCATTGATGTTAGAGTTGTAAGTATGCCATCTACCGATATTTTTGAAGAGCAATCCCTAGAATACAAAGAGTCCGTACTTCCAAATGGGGTAAGGGCAAGACTGGTTGTAGAAGCTGGTTCATCTTACGGCTGGCATAAATATATTGGATTAGACGGAGATGTTTTAACCATAGACAGATTTGGTGCTTCCGGTCCTGCAGAGATATTATTCAAAGAATTCGGATTTACTGTTGACAATGTTGTTGAAAAAGTTAAAAAACTTGTGAAATAA